One genomic region from Rosa rugosa chromosome 1, drRosRugo1.1, whole genome shotgun sequence encodes:
- the LOC133726021 gene encoding probable membrane metalloprotease ARASP2, chloroplastic produces MVINLSSSPPSSSLSFIKLTNSRSPISEFPSKPKTHLPKPLSCCSFSSSDLNFHCKDPFLSVKGRNPNGRRLKFRSCALPGFDYGNFESVQSVLEAAGVLTAIIVVHESGHFLAAYLQGIHVSKFAVGFGPILAKFNANNVEYSIRAFPLGGFVGFPDNDPNSDIPVDDVNLLKNRPILDRVIVVSAGVIANIIFAYAIIFTQVLSVGLPIQEGYPGVLVPEVRPFSAASRDGLLAGDVILEVNGIQLPKGGSNAVTGVVDVIKKNPKRNVVLKVERGKQDFEIGVTPDENYDGTGKIGVQLSPNVKLSKAKPKNISEAFNYTGREFWGLSFNVLDSLKQTVLNFSQTASKVSGPVAIIAVGAEVARSNLDGLYQFAALLNLNLAVINLLPLPALDGGTLAFILIEAARGGRKLPLEVEQTIMSSGITVVVFLGLFLIVRDTLNLDFIRDML; encoded by the coding sequence ATGGTTATTAATCTCTCATCTTCTCCAccctcatcttctttgtctttcATCAAGTTAACCAATTCAAGGTCCCCCATCTCTGAGTTTccatcaaaacccaaaacccacctCCCAAAGCCCCTATCTTGCTGCTCATTTTCTTCATCAGACCTTAACTTTCATTGCAAGGATCCATTTTTATCTGTAAAGGGTAGGAACCCAAATGGGAGAAGGTTAAAGTTCAGGTCTTGTGCACTTCCTGGTTTTGATTATGGCAACTTTGAGAGTGTTCAGTCAGTTTTGGAGGCAGCTGGAGTGTTAACAGCCATCATTGTTGTTCATGAAAGTGGTCATTTCCTTGCTGCTTATCTTCAGGGTATCCATGTAAGTAAATTTGCAGTTGGGTTTGGTCCAATTTTAGCTAAATTCAATGCCAACAATGTAGAGTATTCCATCAGAGCTTTCCCTCTAGGAGGGTTTGTTGGGTTTCCTGATAATGATCCAAATAGTGATATTCCAGTTGATGATGTAAATTTGCTCAAGAATAGGCCAATATTGGATAGAGTAATAGTGGtttcagctggtgtgattgccaacATAATTTTTGCCTATGCTATAATCTTTACTCAAGTCTTGTCAGTTGGTTTGCCTATACAAGAGGGCTATCCTGGGGTTCTTGTGCCTGAGGTTCGACCCTTTTCGGCTGCTTCCCGAGACGGGTTGCTTGCAGGTGATGTGATCCTTGAGGTTAATGGAATTCAATTGCCGAAAGGAGGGTCTAATGCTGTTACAGGGGTTGTTGATGTGATTAAGAAAAATCCAAAAAGAAATGTGGTTCTTAAGGTTGAGAGGGGAAAGCAGGATTTCGAGATTGGGGTTACCCCCGATGAGAATTATGATGGAACAGGCAAAATTGGAGTGCAGTTATCACCAAATGTTAAGCTTTCAAAAGCTAAACCCAAAAATATATCGGAGGCTTTCAATTATACAGGGAGAGAGTTCTGGGGCTTGTCGTTTAATGTATTGGATAGCTTAAAACAGACTGTTCTAAACTTCTCGCAGACAGCTAGTAAAGTTTCGGGTCCAGTTGCCATCATTGCTGTTGGTGCAGAAGTTGCAAGGTCGAATCTTGATGGACTGTATCAATTTGCTGCTTTGCTTAATCTTAACCTTGCAGTGATCAACCTTCTTCCCTTACCTGCTCTAGATGGAGGTACCTTGGCTTTCATACTTATAGAGGCTGCTAGGGGTGGGAGAAAACTCCCTCTAGAAGTGGAACAGACGATTATGTCGTCAGGGATAACGGTAGTTGTTTTCCTAGGATTATTCCTTATTGTCCGGGACACACTTAATCTTGATTTTATCAGAGACATGTTGTGA